In the Agromyces flavus genome, CGCGCAGCCCGTTCGCCCGACTCGCGACACGGTCGAAGAAGGGGTGGGCGCAGAACCGTCCGGCTCGCACCGACACGCCGTGCTCGGCCGCCAGTGCCGCGGCCACGAGACCGACCGACCCGCGCTCGAGCTCGATGGTGGCGATGCCGAGGCGGTCGTCGGCGTCGTCGAAGCCGCGGATGACGCGCACGCCGGCGATTCGGGCCAGACCCGAATGCAGCTGCGACGTGAGGGCGTCCTCGTGGTCGCGGCGGGCCCGCTCCCCCAGGCGCTCCAGCTCGACGAGGGCCCGCGCGAGCGCCGCGATGCCGAGCACGTTGGGCGTGCCCGCCTCGTGCCGCTCGGCGCCGGTCTTCCACGTCGCGCCGTCCACGCGCACCGACTCGACGGCGCCGCCGCCCTGCAGGTGGGCGGGCCCGTCGTCGAGCCAGTCCGCCCGGCCGACGAGCGCTCCCGCCCCGTACGGCGCGTAGGCCTTGTGCCCCGAGAAGGCGAGGTAGTCGATGCCGGATGCCGCGATGTCGACGCGACGGTGCGGCAGCAGCTGCGCGGCATCCACCGCCAGGCGCGCGCCGTGCTCGTGCGCAAGGGCGGCGATCGCGGCGACGGGCAGCACCTCGCCGGTGACGTTGGACGCGCCGGTCACCGAGACCAGGGCAGCCGGCCTGCGACGCAACTCCGCGGCGAGCGCGCCGAGCGTCGCCGCGATGGTCGGCGAGGCCACGACGACGCGACGCCCGCGGCGCTCCCACGGCAGGAGATTGGCGTGGTGCTCCAGGTCGAGCACGACGGTCTCGCCGGGGACGACACCCGCCAGCAGGTTCAGCGCCTCGGTCGTGTTGCGCGTGAACACGACGACGTCGTCGAGGCGCGCCCCGACGTGGCGGGCGACCACCGCACGCGCGTCGTCGACCAGCGCGGTCGACGCCTGCGACGGATAGCCCGTGCCGCGATGCACGCTCGAGTAGTACGGCAGCACGCTCGCGACGTGCGCGCTCACCGCCGAGAGGGCCGGGGCGGATGCCGCGACGTCGAGGTTGACGTGCCGCACGCGCCGCCCGCCGAGCACGGGCACCTCGAGGCCGGCGTCGTCGAGCACCGCGAGCGGTCCGATGTCGCGGGTCGGGGCGCCGACCGACACGGCGGTCGCAGAACCGGACATGGCGCCTCCTCGGACGTGGTTCGCACGAGGCTACGGACGCCGCCTCGGCCGCCTCAACCATGGGCGTCACCGTGCGTCACGTCGGGAAACGGGGCGCAACATGCAACCCCGTTCGCGCCATCCGGACCGGCCGTACGATTGGAGCACCCGGCACCCGTCGCCGATTCCCCCTACCCCGGAGCACCCCACGACGTGACGACCCACGAGACCGACCAGTTCCCCGACGACCGCACGGCCGCGAACGGAGACGCCTTCCGCCGGCCCGTGCCCGATCCGGGTCGCGGGCTGCAGCTGAGCGACGTCCCCGAGCTGGTCCTCGTCTCCCCGAACACCCCGCACGCCCGGTTCGACCGTGACGACCTGGTCGTCCGCAAGGGGCAGTACGCGCTCGCGAACGGGCACGCGACGCCCGACGAGTCGATGGTCGAGGACCTGCTCGCCGTGGCATCCGCCCTCGACGACGCCGGCATCGAGTACCTGCTCGTGCGCCGCGATGGCGGCCGGCCCGTGATCGCCGTCGACCGCGCCGAGCGCAAGCGGGTCGTGCGCGCACTCACCCGCGCCTTCGCCGACGAGCCGTTCTACTCCGCGACGATCGTTCCCGAGAAAGCGGCCGACGTCCCGCACGTGCTCGTCGCCGACGGAATGCTGTCATCGCACCGCAAGCCGCGCGCCATCCGGCTGTACCGACCGCGCATCGAGCCGGTCGGCCGCCTGCGGTACGGCGCGGAGTCCGCGGTGCAACTGGAGTTCTGGCGGTTCGGCGAGGAGATCATCGAGGCGCCGTGCGAGAACGCCCTCATGCGGCGCACCCTCCCGCGCTCCGAGGCGATCGAGGACACCGTGCACCTGCACGGGCGCGACTGGCGCACGATCGAGCACATGTGGGCGCCGCTCGCCAGCGACATCGACTTCGAGATCGACATGGTGTTCTCATGGGTCGACGGCTCCGACACCGACTTCCTGCGCGAGCGGGCGCGCCGGATGCAGACCTACGTGGTCGGCGAGGGCGACGAGTCCGAGGCGCGCTACCGCCAGATCGACGAGTTGAAGTACGCGCTGCGATCGGTGCACCTCTTCGCACCGTGGGTGCGCCGAATCTTCATCTGCACCGACTCGCCCGCGCCGAAGTGGCTGGCCAAGCACCCGAAGGTCACCATCGTGCGCAGCGAGGAGATGTTCGCCGACCTCTCGGTGCTGCCGACCTACAACTCGCACGCGGTCGAGAGCCAGCTGCACCGCATCGAGGGGCTCGCCGAGCACTTCCTGTACTCCAACGACGACATGTTCTTCGGTCGCCCGGTCTCGCCCGACCTGTTCTTCTCGCCCGGCGGGGTCACGAAGTTCGTCGAGGCGACGACCCGCATCGGGCTCGGCGAGACCGATCCGAGCCGATCGGGCTTCGAGAACGCGGCCCGCGTGAACCGTGCCCTCCTCCGCGAGCGCTTCGGCAAGGTCACGACCCGCCACCTCGAGCACTGCGCGGCGCCGCTGCGCAAGAGCGTGATGGCCGAGCTCCAGGCCGCCTTCCCCGACGAGTTCCGCCGGACCGCGGCGAGCCGGTTCCGGTCGGCGACGGACATCTCGGTGACCAACTCGCTGTACCACTACTACGCGCTGCTCACGGGCCGCGCGGTCGT is a window encoding:
- a CDS encoding stealth family protein, which produces MSDVPELVLVSPNTPHARFDRDDLVVRKGQYALANGHATPDESMVEDLLAVASALDDAGIEYLLVRRDGGRPVIAVDRAERKRVVRALTRAFADEPFYSATIVPEKAADVPHVLVADGMLSSHRKPRAIRLYRPRIEPVGRLRYGAESAVQLEFWRFGEEIIEAPCENALMRRTLPRSEAIEDTVHLHGRDWRTIEHMWAPLASDIDFEIDMVFSWVDGSDTDFLRERARRMQTYVVGEGDESEARYRQIDELKYALRSVHLFAPWVRRIFICTDSPAPKWLAKHPKVTIVRSEEMFADLSVLPTYNSHAVESQLHRIEGLAEHFLYSNDDMFFGRPVSPDLFFSPGGVTKFVEATTRIGLGETDPSRSGFENAARVNRALLRERFGKVTTRHLEHCAAPLRKSVMAELQAAFPDEFRRTAASRFRSATDISVTNSLYHYYALLTGRAVVQTDARVKYVETTLRRALPAMKRLLKRRDMDMFCLNDGSFPEISIEERTSAVIDFLDRYFPFPAPWEKDAADAAPAVSATGDVPSLDELRRAAGDLSA
- a CDS encoding aminotransferase class V-fold PLP-dependent enzyme produces the protein MSGSATAVSVGAPTRDIGPLAVLDDAGLEVPVLGGRRVRHVNLDVAASAPALSAVSAHVASVLPYYSSVHRGTGYPSQASTALVDDARAVVARHVGARLDDVVVFTRNTTEALNLLAGVVPGETVVLDLEHHANLLPWERRGRRVVVASPTIAATLGALAAELRRRPAALVSVTGASNVTGEVLPVAAIAALAHEHGARLAVDAAQLLPHRRVDIAASGIDYLAFSGHKAYAPYGAGALVGRADWLDDGPAHLQGGGAVESVRVDGATWKTGAERHEAGTPNVLGIAALARALVELERLGERARRDHEDALTSQLHSGLARIAGVRVIRGFDDADDRLGIATIELERGSVGLVAAALAAEHGVSVRAGRFCAHPFFDRVASRANGLRASLGAGSSADDVERFVDALKRLVANGPSHEYDRTPAGWCPRVDDRPRPSFA